In one Primulina eburnea isolate SZY01 unplaced genomic scaffold, ASM2296580v1 ctg1064_ERROPOS200000, whole genome shotgun sequence genomic region, the following are encoded:
- the LOC140820459 gene encoding protein CANDIDATE G-PROTEIN COUPLED RECEPTOR 7-like translates to MKALNLLAAAEDKHYVKVTGTPHGWNVLFYIFQFISVVLLFTVIILIGTGWSFLKNFLQDRENKVLMIVLPLQVLANVASVVIGETGPFIKDWVAWNQVLLLVDIICCCAIIFPIVWSIRSLRETSKTDGKAARNLAKLTLFRQFNMVVIGYLFFTRIVVFALRTIAAYKYQWVANAAEEIASLAFYAVIFYMFRPAEMNEYFVLDDEDELRSSGVGSPG, encoded by the coding sequence ATGAAGGCGTTGAATTTGTTGGCTGCGGCGGAGGATAAGCATTATGTGAAAGTTACTGGAACGCCGCATGGGTGGAATGTGttgttttacatttttcagtTTATTAGTGTCGTTTTGTTGTTTACAGTGATAATTTTGATTGGTACTGGGTGGTCGTTCTTGAAGAATTTCTTACAGGATAGGGAGAATAAGGTGTTGATGATTGTGCTCCCATTGCAAGTTTTGGCAAATGTGGCTTCCGTTGTCATCGGGGAGACAGGCCCTTTCATTAAGGATTGGGTTGCTTGGAATCAGGTTTTGCTGTTGGTGGATATCATCTGTTGTTGTGCAATTATTTTTCCGATTGTATGGTCGATTAGGTCATTGAGGGAGACGTCTAAGACCGATGGGAAGGCTGCAAGGAATCTAGCAAAATTGACTCTTTTTAGGCAGTTCAACATGGTAGTTATCGGGTACCTTTTCTTCACTAGGATTGTGGTGTTTGCACTACGGACGATTGCCGCTTACAAGTACCAGTGGGTGGCTAATGCAGCTGAGGAAATCGCCAGTCTTGCATTTTATGCTGTGATCTTTTACATGTTTAGGCCAGCGGAGATGAACGAGTACTTTGTACTTGATGACGAGGATGAATTGAGAAGCAGCGGAGTTGGCTCTCCGGGATGA
- the LOC140820454 gene encoding uncharacterized protein yields the protein MSKLCISSCVDNERSPVRATYVNLYKWPESDAEFVKSAAEHGCARLHSRVTDSISCRQMYLRSYTFSREERLLEKTLKCLVKVREMVAAGSKLRWRVVTMEVKDFSAAAFRAMFRQLRSCATPVDVEKRVKRFIRF from the coding sequence ATGAGCAAACTCTGCATATCCAGCTGTGTGGATAACGAAAGATCTCCGGTCAGAGCCACCTATGTCAACCTCTACAAGTGGCCGGAATCCGATGCCGAGTTCGTGAAATCCGCCGCCGAGCATGGCTGCGCGCGGCTGCACAGTAGGGTGACGGACAGTATATCGTGCAGGCAAATGTACCTCAGAAGCTACACATTTTCAAGAGAAGAGAGACTGCTTGAAAAAACCCTGAAATGTCTCGTTAAGGTTAGGGAGATGGTGGCGGCGGGAAGCAAATTACGGTGGCGCGTAGTGACGATGGAGGTGAAGGACTTTTCTGCTGCTGCGTTTAGAGCCATGTTCCGGCAGCTTCGGTCCTGCGCTACGCCTGTAGATGTGGAGAAACGAGTGAAAAGGTTTATtcgtttctaa
- the LOC140820457 gene encoding glutathione S-transferase L3-like: MLEVLPPVLDLTSDQPPLFDGTTRLYINYMSPYAQRVWIVRNYMVCPFKHNDQVIGESLYLIKYVDDNFDGPALLPDQLDLIVWKLASISLRMDHSSLVDVVYAPFVERIKVTFEIIFKHDFMPAGQSSQHGLRQ, translated from the exons ATGCTAGAGGTTCTTCCTCCGGTTTTGGATTTGACCTCGGATCAGCCGCCTCTCTTTGATGGAACAACTAG GTTGTATATCAATTACATGAGCCCGTATGCTCAGCGTGTGTGGATTGTCAGGAACTATATGGTGTGCCCTTTTA AGCATAATGACCAAGTCATTGGAGAGAGCCTATATTTGATTAAGTATGTCGATGACAATTTTGATGGACCGGCTCTGCTACCTGAT CAGCTGGATTTGATTGTCTGGAAACTAGCCTCCATAAGTTTAAGGATGGACCATTCATCCCTG GTAGATGTTGTGTATGCTCCATTTGTAGAGAGGATTAAAGTCACTttcgaaataatatttaaacatgattttatgCCAGCAGGCCAAAGCTCGCAGCATGGATTGAg GCAATAA